The following proteins come from a genomic window of Ailuropoda melanoleuca isolate Jingjing chromosome 2, ASM200744v2, whole genome shotgun sequence:
- the ZNF326 gene encoding DBIRD complex subunit ZNF326 isoform X1, whose translation MDFEDDYTHSACRNTYQGFNGMDRDYGPGSYGGMDRDYGHGSYGGQRSMDSYLNQSYGMDNHSGGGGGSRFGPYESYDSRSSLGGRDLYRSGYGFNEPEQSRFGGSYGGRFESSYRNSLDSFGGRNQGGSSWEAPYSRSKLRPGFMEDRGRENYSSYSSFSSPHMKPAPVGSRGRGTPAYPESTFGSRNYDAFGGPSTGRGRGRGHMSDFGSIHRPGIVVDYQNKPTNVTVAAARGIKRKMMQPFNKPGGTFIKKPKLAKPVEKMSLSKSPTKTDPKNEEEEKRRIEARREKQRRRREKNSEKYGDGYRMAFTCSFCKFRTFEEKDIELHLESSSHQETLDHIQKQTKFDKVVMEFLHECMVNKFKKTSIRKQQTNNQTEVVKIIEKDVMEGVTADDHMMKVETVHCSACSVYIPALHSSVQQHLKSPDHIKGKQAYKEQIKRESVLTATSILNNPIVKARYERFVKGENPFEIQDHSQDQQIEGDEEEEEKIDEPIEEEEEEEEEEEEVGEIEEVEEVEEAEEAGGGGGVEGVGDTAEAGDGEAVGDGEAVGEGEAVEEEAAKEEPVDFPVDQPEEN comes from the exons ATGGACTTCGAGGACG ATTACACACACTCTGCTTGCAGAAATACTTATCAGGGCTTTAATG GAATGGATCGTGATTATGGCCCCGGATCTTATGGAG GGATGGATCGTGACTATGGCCATGGATCCTATGGGGGTCAAAGATCCATGGACTCCTACCTAAACCAGTCATATGGCATGGACAAtcacagtggtggtggtgggggtagCAG GTTTGGACCTTATGAGTCTTACGACTCCAGGTCTTCTCTGGGTGGGCGAGATCTGTACAGATCTGGCTATGGTTTTAATGAACCCGAACAAAGCCGCTTCGGAGGTAGTTATGGTGGTCGATTTGAGAGCTCCTACCGGAATAGCCTTGACTCTTTCGGAGGTAGAAACCAGGGCGGGTCTAGCTGGGAAGCACCTTACTCCCGTTCAAAATTGAGGCCTGGGTTTatggaggacagaggaagagagaattacTCTTCCTACAGCAGTTTTTCTTCACCCCATATGAAGCCTGCACCTGTAGGCTCTCGGGGGAGAGGAACGCCTGCTTATCCTGAAAGTACGTTTGGAAGCAGAAACTATGATGCTTTTGGAGGACCATCAACAGGCAGAGGCCGAGGCCGAGGA CATATGAGTGATTTTGGAAGCATTCATAGACCTGGAATTGTTGTTGACTATCAAAACAAACCCACCAATGTGACAGTTGCTGCTGCaagaggaataaagagaaaaatgatgcaACCATTTAATAAGCCTGGTGGAACCTTTATCAAGAAACCCAAGCTAGCAAAACCTGTGGAGAAGATGAGCCTCAGCAAATCACCCA CAAAAACTGATcctaaaaatgaggaagaagaaaagcgaCGAATTGAGGCTCGGCGAGAGAAACAAAGGcgcagaagagaaaaaaacagtgaGAAGTACGGAGATGGATACAG aatgGCATTCACATGTTCGTTTTGTAAATTCCGGACGTTTGAAGAAAAAGATATTGAACTACATCTGGAAAGTTCTTCACACCAGGAAACACTAGATCATATtcagaaacaaaccaaatttGATAAAGTAGTTATGGAGTTTTTGCAT GAATGTATGGTgaataaattcaagaaaacatCTATTCGTAAGCAACAGACAAATAATCAAACAGAAGtagttaaaataattgaaaaagatGTTATGGAAG GTGTTACTGCAGATGATCACATGATGAAAGTAGAGACTGTTCACTGCAGTGCGTGCAGTGTGTATATCCCTGCTTTACATAGTTCAGTGCAGCAGCACTTAAAATCTCCTGACCATATCAAAGGGAAACAG GCTTATAAGgagcaaataaaaagagaaagtgtCTTGACTGCTACAAGCATTTTAAATAATCCGATAGTGAAGGCGCGATATGAACGTTTTGTTAAG GGTGAGAATCCTTTTGAAATTCAAGATCATTCTCAAGATCAACAGATAGaaggagatgaggaagaggaagaaaagattgaTGAACCTattgaagaagaggaggaggaggaggaagaagaggaggaagtgggggagatAGAGGAAGTAGAAGAagtggaggaagcagaggaagcgggaggaggaggaggagtagagggagtgggagacacagcgGAAGCAGGGGACGGAGAGGCAGTGGGGGACGGAGaggcagtgggggaaggagaggcagtagaggaagaagcagcaaagGAAGAGCCTGTCGACTTCCCTGTTGACCAacctgaagaaaattaa
- the ZNF326 gene encoding DBIRD complex subunit ZNF326 isoform X3 — MSDFGSIHRPGIVVDYQNKPTNVTVAAARGIKRKMMQPFNKPGGTFIKKPKLAKPVEKMSLSKSPTKTDPKNEEEEKRRIEARREKQRRRREKNSEKYGDGYRMAFTCSFCKFRTFEEKDIELHLESSSHQETLDHIQKQTKFDKVVMEFLHECMVNKFKKTSIRKQQTNNQTEVVKIIEKDVMEGVTADDHMMKVETVHCSACSVYIPALHSSVQQHLKSPDHIKGKQAYKEQIKRESVLTATSILNNPIVKARYERFVKGENPFEIQDHSQDQQIEGDEEEEEKIDEPIEEEEEEEEEEEEVGEIEEVEEVEEAEEAGGGGGVEGVGDTAEAGDGEAVGDGEAVGEGEAVEEEAAKEEPVDFPVDQPEEN; from the exons ATGAGTGATTTTGGAAGCATTCATAGACCTGGAATTGTTGTTGACTATCAAAACAAACCCACCAATGTGACAGTTGCTGCTGCaagaggaataaagagaaaaatgatgcaACCATTTAATAAGCCTGGTGGAACCTTTATCAAGAAACCCAAGCTAGCAAAACCTGTGGAGAAGATGAGCCTCAGCAAATCACCCA CAAAAACTGATcctaaaaatgaggaagaagaaaagcgaCGAATTGAGGCTCGGCGAGAGAAACAAAGGcgcagaagagaaaaaaacagtgaGAAGTACGGAGATGGATACAG aatgGCATTCACATGTTCGTTTTGTAAATTCCGGACGTTTGAAGAAAAAGATATTGAACTACATCTGGAAAGTTCTTCACACCAGGAAACACTAGATCATATtcagaaacaaaccaaatttGATAAAGTAGTTATGGAGTTTTTGCAT GAATGTATGGTgaataaattcaagaaaacatCTATTCGTAAGCAACAGACAAATAATCAAACAGAAGtagttaaaataattgaaaaagatGTTATGGAAG GTGTTACTGCAGATGATCACATGATGAAAGTAGAGACTGTTCACTGCAGTGCGTGCAGTGTGTATATCCCTGCTTTACATAGTTCAGTGCAGCAGCACTTAAAATCTCCTGACCATATCAAAGGGAAACAG GCTTATAAGgagcaaataaaaagagaaagtgtCTTGACTGCTACAAGCATTTTAAATAATCCGATAGTGAAGGCGCGATATGAACGTTTTGTTAAG GGTGAGAATCCTTTTGAAATTCAAGATCATTCTCAAGATCAACAGATAGaaggagatgaggaagaggaagaaaagattgaTGAACCTattgaagaagaggaggaggaggaggaagaagaggaggaagtgggggagatAGAGGAAGTAGAAGAagtggaggaagcagaggaagcgggaggaggaggaggagtagagggagtgggagacacagcgGAAGCAGGGGACGGAGAGGCAGTGGGGGACGGAGaggcagtgggggaaggagaggcagtagaggaagaagcagcaaagGAAGAGCCTGTCGACTTCCCTGTTGACCAacctgaagaaaattaa
- the ZNF326 gene encoding DBIRD complex subunit ZNF326 isoform X2 → MDFEDDYTHSACRNTYQGFNGMDRDYGPGSYGGMDRDYGHGSYGGQRSMDSYLNQSYGMDNHSGGGGGSSSFSSPHMKPAPVGSRGRGTPAYPESTFGSRNYDAFGGPSTGRGRGRGHMSDFGSIHRPGIVVDYQNKPTNVTVAAARGIKRKMMQPFNKPGGTFIKKPKLAKPVEKMSLSKSPTKTDPKNEEEEKRRIEARREKQRRRREKNSEKYGDGYRMAFTCSFCKFRTFEEKDIELHLESSSHQETLDHIQKQTKFDKVVMEFLHECMVNKFKKTSIRKQQTNNQTEVVKIIEKDVMEGVTADDHMMKVETVHCSACSVYIPALHSSVQQHLKSPDHIKGKQAYKEQIKRESVLTATSILNNPIVKARYERFVKGENPFEIQDHSQDQQIEGDEEEEEKIDEPIEEEEEEEEEEEEVGEIEEVEEVEEAEEAGGGGGVEGVGDTAEAGDGEAVGDGEAVGEGEAVEEEAAKEEPVDFPVDQPEEN, encoded by the exons ATGGACTTCGAGGACG ATTACACACACTCTGCTTGCAGAAATACTTATCAGGGCTTTAATG GAATGGATCGTGATTATGGCCCCGGATCTTATGGAG GGATGGATCGTGACTATGGCCATGGATCCTATGGGGGTCAAAGATCCATGGACTCCTACCTAAACCAGTCATATGGCATGGACAAtcacagtggtggtggtgggggtagCAG CAGTTTTTCTTCACCCCATATGAAGCCTGCACCTGTAGGCTCTCGGGGGAGAGGAACGCCTGCTTATCCTGAAAGTACGTTTGGAAGCAGAAACTATGATGCTTTTGGAGGACCATCAACAGGCAGAGGCCGAGGCCGAGGA CATATGAGTGATTTTGGAAGCATTCATAGACCTGGAATTGTTGTTGACTATCAAAACAAACCCACCAATGTGACAGTTGCTGCTGCaagaggaataaagagaaaaatgatgcaACCATTTAATAAGCCTGGTGGAACCTTTATCAAGAAACCCAAGCTAGCAAAACCTGTGGAGAAGATGAGCCTCAGCAAATCACCCA CAAAAACTGATcctaaaaatgaggaagaagaaaagcgaCGAATTGAGGCTCGGCGAGAGAAACAAAGGcgcagaagagaaaaaaacagtgaGAAGTACGGAGATGGATACAG aatgGCATTCACATGTTCGTTTTGTAAATTCCGGACGTTTGAAGAAAAAGATATTGAACTACATCTGGAAAGTTCTTCACACCAGGAAACACTAGATCATATtcagaaacaaaccaaatttGATAAAGTAGTTATGGAGTTTTTGCAT GAATGTATGGTgaataaattcaagaaaacatCTATTCGTAAGCAACAGACAAATAATCAAACAGAAGtagttaaaataattgaaaaagatGTTATGGAAG GTGTTACTGCAGATGATCACATGATGAAAGTAGAGACTGTTCACTGCAGTGCGTGCAGTGTGTATATCCCTGCTTTACATAGTTCAGTGCAGCAGCACTTAAAATCTCCTGACCATATCAAAGGGAAACAG GCTTATAAGgagcaaataaaaagagaaagtgtCTTGACTGCTACAAGCATTTTAAATAATCCGATAGTGAAGGCGCGATATGAACGTTTTGTTAAG GGTGAGAATCCTTTTGAAATTCAAGATCATTCTCAAGATCAACAGATAGaaggagatgaggaagaggaagaaaagattgaTGAACCTattgaagaagaggaggaggaggaggaagaagaggaggaagtgggggagatAGAGGAAGTAGAAGAagtggaggaagcagaggaagcgggaggaggaggaggagtagagggagtgggagacacagcgGAAGCAGGGGACGGAGAGGCAGTGGGGGACGGAGaggcagtgggggaaggagaggcagtagaggaagaagcagcaaagGAAGAGCCTGTCGACTTCCCTGTTGACCAacctgaagaaaattaa